The Argentina anserina chromosome 3, drPotAnse1.1, whole genome shotgun sequence genome includes a region encoding these proteins:
- the LOC126786441 gene encoding selT-like protein, whose amino-acid sequence MDRAQIVLLGLPLFLFCFDILNLFTLRPPPPHPHKAPHHNHHQHRHLQNKPPPFPKDSLDFPSQKPSGGAVGVGNTVKISFCTSCSYKGTAVTMTKMIESAFPGIEVVLSNYPPATPKRVISKLVPVVQYGMFGLLMGGEQVFPRLGMAPPPWFYSLRANRFGTMASTWLLGNAFQSFLQGTGAFEVSLNDELIFSKLQEGRFPGEIELRDAIGRNLVKSGITGDRALWT is encoded by the exons ATGGATCGCGCACAGATCGTTCTCCTAGGGCTACCACTCTTCCTCTTCTGCTTCGATATTCTTAACCTCTTCACTCTCCGTCCGCCGCCTCCTCATCCGCACAAGGCTCCCCACCACAACCACCACCAGCACCGCCACCTCCAAAACAAACCTCCACCCTTCCCCAAAGACTCCCTCGACTTCCCCTCACAG AAACCAAGCGGCGGGGCAGTCGGCGTCGGCAACACAGTCAAGATTAGTTTCTGCACATCTTGCTCTTACAA GGGGACTGCGGTAACAATGACTAAGATGATAGAGTCTGCTTTTCCTGGAATTGAagttgttctttcaaactatcCCCCAGCTACACCAAAGCGTGTGATTAGCAAATTAGTACCTGTTGTTCAATATGGAATGTTTGGACTTCTCATGGGGGGTGAGCAGGTTTTCCCTAGGCTCGGGATGGCACCTCCTCCTTGGTTTTATTCTTTGCGTGCGAATAGGTTTGGAACAATGGCGTCAACCTGGCTTCTTGGTAATGCGTTCCAGTCATTCCTTCAAGGCACTGGCGCTTTTGAAGTTTCCCTcaatgatgaattg ATATTCTCTAAGCTCCAGGAGGGAAGATTTCCAGGAGAGATTGAACTTAGAGATGCCATTGGCAGGAACTTAGTGAAATCAGGAATCACAGGTGATAGGGCATTATGGACCTAG
- the LOC126786431 gene encoding internal alternative NAD(P)H-ubiquinone oxidoreductase A2, mitochondrial-like, translating to MSWLRSLVRVSSRASPTSPTKSRISQPYSYSLLSCFTTEAARPVQPPATYAGLGPTKAGEKPRVVVLGTGWAGCRLMKGLDTKVYDVVCVSPRNHMVFTPLLASTCVGTLEFRSVAEPIGRIQPAISREPGSYFFLSNCIGLDTDKHLVKCETVTDGADNLEPWKFEIAYDKLVIAMGAAPTTFGIHGVEEHAIFLREVYHAQEIRRKLLMNLMLSDVPGVSEEEKSRLLHCVVVGGGPTGVEFSGELSDFIQKDVRQRYAHVKNYIHVTLIEANEILSSFDNRLRQYATKQLTKSGVRLVRGIVKDVKDKVIVLNDGTEVPYGLLVWSTGVGPSSFVNSVQLPKAPGGRIGVDDWLRVPSVQDVFSIGDCSGFLESTGRPVLPALAQVAEREGKYLANLLNKIGEAGGGHANSAKEYVYKEPFVYKHLGSMATVGRYKALVDLRQSKEGKGLSLAGFVSWFIWRSAYLTRVISWRNRFYVAINWLTTLVFGRDISRI from the exons ATGTCTTGGCTCAGAAGCCTCGTCAGAGTCTCATCCAGAGCCTCACCGACTTCCCCAACCAAATCCAGAATCAGTCAGCCCTACTCTTACTCTCTCCTCTCATGCTTCACCACCGAGGCGGCGCGGCCGGTCCAACCGCCGGCTACTTACGCCGGATTGGGGCCGACGAAGGCGGGGGAGAAGCCGAGGGTGGTGGTGCTGGGGACGGGGTGGGCCGGGTGCCGGCTGATGAAGGGACTGGACACGAAGGTCTACGACGTCGTTTGCGTCTCGCCGAGGAATCACATGGTGTTCACGCCGCTGCTGGCGTCGACTTGCGTCGGGACGCTGGAGTTTAGGTCGGTGGCGGAGCCGATCGGGAGGATCCAGCCGGCGATTTCCAGGGAGCCTGGCTCGTACTTCTTTCTCTCCAATTGTATTGGACTTGATACGGATAAGCATTTG GTGAAATGTGAGACTGTAACGGATGGAGCTGATAACTTGGAGCCGTGGAAATTTGAGATTGCCTACGACAAGCTGGTTATCGCAATGGGTGCAGCACCCACAACTTTTGGAATACATGGTGTAGAAGAACATGCAATTTTTCTCCGTGAAGTCTATCACGCCCAGGAAATCCGTAGGAAGCTTCTCATGAACTTGATGCTGTCGGATGTTCCCG GTGTTTCAGAGGAAGAGAAAAGCAGACTCCTACATTGTGTAGTTGTAGGAGGTGGTCCCACTGGAGTCGAGTTCAGTGGTGAACTAAGTGACTTTATACAGAAAGATGTTCGTCAGAGATATGCCCATGTGAAAAATTACATTCATGTTACCTTGATTGAG GCTAATGAGATTTTGTCTTCATTTGATAATCGCTTGCGGCAATATGCAACGAAACAGTTGACCAAG TCAGGAGTCCGTCTTGTTCGTGGGATTGTGAAGGATGTCAAAGATAAGGTGATAGTTCTCAATGATGGCACAGAGGTTCCTTATGGGTTGTTGGTGTGGTCTACTGGTGTTGGTCCATCATCCTTTGTAAACTCTGTGCAACTTCCAAAAGCTCCTGGAGGAAG GATTGGTGTTGACGACTGGCTACGCGTTCCATCCGTGCAGGATGTGTTTTCAATTGGTGATTGCAGTGGGTTTCTTGAAAGTACAGGAAGACCAGTTCTTCCAGCTTTGGCTCAG GTCGCagagagagaaggaaaatATCTAGCAAATTTACTGAACAAGATTGGTGAAGCCGGTGGAGGGCATGCCAACAGTGCAAAAGAATATGTATACAAGGAACCTTTTGTGTACAAGCATTTAGGTAGCATGGCAACTGTTGGCAGATACAAAGCTCTTGTGGATCTGAGACAGAGCAAG GAAGGAAAAGGTTTATCTTTGGCTGGGTTCGTTAGTTGGTTTATCTGGCGCTCGGCATATTTAACAAGGGTCATAAGCTGGAGAAACAGATTTTATGTGGCAATTAACTGGCTCACGACTTTGGTGTTTGGACGTGATATAAGCAGAATTTAG